GTGGGCAGTTCGGTAAGTTTTAACTTACGCAGATCACTTACGTCGTTTATCGTATCGACCAATCTCATTATATGATCCTCTTTACAGAGTAATCGGCCATAGCCTTTAGCTTGTCCGCTTTTTTACCGAATATCTTAAGTTCTTTTTTCGCTCTCTCTATAAACACAGCCGCTTCTTTGCGTGCTCCCGCGCCTCCATCCAAAAGATCATCGACTGCCTGGAAGGATAGGCCAAAATTTAACCCAAATTTTTGAAGCGCGGCCGTTTCTCTGCGGCCCGCGCCCGCGACAATCGCGCCTGCCTTTGTTGATACCTCAAAAAGTTTCGCGGTTTTAAGAAGGTTTATCTTCTTTAATATATTCCTGTCTTTCTTATCCTGAAATTCCATATCAAGCGCCTGCCCGCCCACCATCCCATTCACACCAACTGCTTCTGACACTTCTTGTATTATCTCGAGGCCCGCTTTTGCGTGGGTATGTCTTGCTATTATGCCAAACGCCAAGGTAAGCAGCGCGTCCCCGGCAAGAATCGCGTTCGCTTCCCCAAACACTTTATGGCAAGTCGGCTTACCCCGGCGAAGATCATCATTGTCCATCGCCGGAAGATCATCGTGTATAAGCGAGTATGTATGTATAAATTCTATCGCGCACGCTATCGGCATAGCGTCTTTAACAGAACCGGCGCAAACCCTTGCCGACTCTATTAAAATTAGAGGCCTTATCCGTTTTCCCCCCGAAAGAACACTGTATCTGACGGCTTTTTGTATTATACCGTCGCCTTTTGGCAGATACTTTTCCAGATTTTTATCTATCTCTATAAGGGCCAAACTATTTCTGAACTTTCTTTTTGGATTCTGCCTTTTCTTCGGCCATTGTCTCATCGAACGGCTTGAGCTCTACAGAGCCATCTTCCGACTTTAAAAGGATCTCCACTTTCTTCTTCGCGACTTCAAGTTTTTTCGCGCAAAGTTTTGACAATTTTATACCTTCTTCGTACTTGCCAAGCGCGTCATCCAAAGATAAATTGCCGCTTTCAAGATCATCCACTATCTTCTCAAGTTTTTTTAACGCGTCTTCGAACTTTATCTCAGCCATCGCTTCCCCCTTATTCTATATTTTCTACCCTGCTTATAAATTTTCCATGACCCAATTTTGTCTCCACGGTATCGCCTATCTCCAGCGACTTGGCGTCTTTTACTATTGTGCCCTCGGGCATCTTAGCGGTAATGCTGTAACCTCTCCCTAATATCGATACCGGGCTCAAAACTTCGAGCTTGCTTAATATGCGGTTAAATTTCTCACCACACATATCGACTATATGATCTATCCTTATAGACATATCTTTTCTAAGGTCGTCCACGCGCTGTTCCTGCTGAATAATATAATTTAACGGCTGCCTTAGAACATACGCGCCTTGAAGGCTGCGCAACTTTTCTCTTAAAGCATCTATAATTCCAAAAGCCGCGTTATTTAAGCGCGTAGTGGCAGTATTTATCAGCCTGGTAAGATCCTCTTTTTTTGGAATAACGAGCTCTGCCGCCGCCGAAGGCGTGGGGGCCCGAAAATCCGCTACAAAATCCGATATCGTAAAATCTATCTCGTGGCCCACCGCGCTTATTACGGGTATTGCGGAAGAGAATATCGCGCGCGCCACGACCTCCTCATTAAAGGGCCACAGGTCTTCAAGACTGCCTCCTCCGCGTCCCACTATCATGACATCTATATTCTTAAGTTCGTTGAATTGCCTTATCGCAGCGGATATTTCATCTTTAGCTTCGACGCCTTGTACCTTTACAGGATTTATAATTATCTCCACATTGGAAAATCTGCGCCTGGCTATATTCAGTATATCCTGTATCGCTGCGCCCGTAGGGCTTGTCACGACGCCTATCCTCGTCGGAAGAAACGGTATCGGCACTTTATATTTCTCGTCAAAAAGGCCTTCCTTCTGCAATTTTTCCTTTAACTGCTGAAACTGCAGTTGCAGCGCGCCCACTCCTTTAGGCTCTATCTCTTCTACTATAAGCTGATAATCACCGCGGGCCTCGTAAACGCTTACCGAGCCGAATGCTATTATCTTCATCCCGCTCTTTAAATTAAACTTCAGTTTTTCATTCGCGCGCTTAAACATCGCGCACTTTATAACAGAGTTGGCGTCCTTAAGGCTAAAATACATGTGGCCCGAAGTATGAAGTATGAAATTCGACATCTCGCCTTCCACCCATACACCGGGAAATGAGTCCTCTATTATCACCCGTATATACTTGGTGAGTTCCGAGACCGAATATACATGTTTCTCTTTTTGCTCGTTCTTCATCTTCTTAGATATGTATCTATCGCGCGGGCCGCGCGCTTGCCCGCGCCCATCGCAGAAATTACCGTAGCGGCGCCCGTAACTATATCGCCGCCGGCGAATACGCCTTTAATAGAAGTCATGCCGTCTTTATCGGTAATAATATTCCCATTCTCATTAAGTTTAAGGTCGCGCATCATCGCCGGTAATAAAGGATTAGGTCCCTGGCCTATAGCGCAAATAACCGTATCTATCTTCATCTTGAAATCAGAGCCTTTTACCGGCACCGGCCTGCGCCGAGAGCTCGCGTCCGGCTCTCCGAGCTCATTGCGCATCAACTGGGTTTCTTTTACCCATCCATTATCATCGCCGGAAAATTTTACCGGATGCGTCAACAGCTCAAACTTTATCCCCTCTTCTTTCGCCCTATGGATCTCGTCTATACGCGCCGGCATCTCTTTTTCCGTACGGCGATAAATAATATATACCTCTTTCGCGCCGAGCCTTAAGGCGCACCTGGCGGAGTCCATGGCCACATTACCGGCGCCGACAACGGCCGCGATATCGCCGACTTTTACGGGAGTCTCATACTCCGGAAAAAGATATGACTTCATAAGATTTGTTCTTGTTAAAAATTCATTTGCCGAATATATACCGTTTAAAGATTCTCCTTCTACCCCAAGAAAATATGGCAGGCCCGCGCCAATACCTATGAAGAACGCCTTAAACCCGTCGCCCC
This sequence is a window from Candidatus Omnitrophota bacterium. Protein-coding genes within it:
- the gltA gene encoding NADPH-dependent glutamate synthase; translation: MRTQDPRDRIKNFNEVALGLTEDEAKKEASRCLQCKKALCVGGCPVEINIPEFINHIARGEFEKAVLKIREKNALPAVCGRVCPQEDQCEKTCILAKKDAPIGIGDLERFAADWEMAHVKKATGSRSRQVTGPKVAIIGSGPSGITCAGELARAGYDVTIFESLHKTGGVLAYGIPEFRLPKNIVEWDIDYVRSLGVKIEVNFLAGKTKTIDELRGDGFKAFFIGIGAGLPYFLGVEGESLNGIYSANEFLTRTNLMKSYLFPEYETPVKVGDIAAVVGAGNVAMDSARCALRLGAKEVYIIYRRTEKEMPARIDEIHRAKEEGIKFELLTHPVKFSGDDNGWVKETQLMRNELGEPDASSRRRPVPVKGSDFKMKIDTVICAIGQGPNPLLPAMMRDLKLNENGNIITDKDGMTSIKGVFAGGDIVTGAATVISAMGAGKRAARAIDTYLRR
- the xseA gene encoding exodeoxyribonuclease VII large subunit encodes the protein MKNEQKEKHVYSVSELTKYIRVIIEDSFPGVWVEGEMSNFILHTSGHMYFSLKDANSVIKCAMFKRANEKLKFNLKSGMKIIAFGSVSVYEARGDYQLIVEEIEPKGVGALQLQFQQLKEKLQKEGLFDEKYKVPIPFLPTRIGVVTSPTGAAIQDILNIARRRFSNVEIIINPVKVQGVEAKDEISAAIRQFNELKNIDVMIVGRGGGSLEDLWPFNEEVVARAIFSSAIPVISAVGHEIDFTISDFVADFRAPTPSAAAELVIPKKEDLTRLINTATTRLNNAAFGIIDALREKLRSLQGAYVLRQPLNYIIQQEQRVDDLRKDMSIRIDHIVDMCGEKFNRILSKLEVLSPVSILGRGYSITAKMPEGTIVKDAKSLEIGDTVETKLGHGKFISRVENIE
- a CDS encoding polyprenyl synthetase family protein — protein: MRQWPKKRQNPKRKFRNSLALIEIDKNLEKYLPKGDGIIQKAVRYSVLSGGKRIRPLILIESARVCAGSVKDAMPIACAIEFIHTYSLIHDDLPAMDNDDLRRGKPTCHKVFGEANAILAGDALLTLAFGIIARHTHAKAGLEIIQEVSEAVGVNGMVGGQALDMEFQDKKDRNILKKINLLKTAKLFEVSTKAGAIVAGAGRRETAALQKFGLNFGLSFQAVDDLLDGGAGARKEAAVFIERAKKELKIFGKKADKLKAMADYSVKRII
- the xseB gene encoding exodeoxyribonuclease VII small subunit, coding for MAEIKFEDALKKLEKIVDDLESGNLSLDDALGKYEEGIKLSKLCAKKLEVAKKKVEILLKSEDGSVELKPFDETMAEEKAESKKKVQK